One Punica granatum isolate Tunisia-2019 chromosome 3, ASM765513v2, whole genome shotgun sequence genomic window carries:
- the LOC116199886 gene encoding WAT1-related protein At3g28050-like, whose amino-acid sequence MVFPGSSGVTLAMVMAEFLEQGLSTLSKAAMTRGMSNFVFVVYSNFVAFFVLLPSCVFFYRKRPLPKLTLPVFSKIFLLAFLGCCLQLSLYAGIAYSSPTLGSVMTDLTPAFTFILAIFSRMETLDLRVQSSLAKFTGTMVSITGALIVTLYKGFPIMNTSTSTTLQLVSPSEKSWIIGGFLLACSAFFLSLLIIVQTWIIRDYPSELMMAFIGCIIVTFESAGVALIAERGRPGAWTLKPDIELIAVVCQAVLGVGLRNIITTWACKMKGPLFVSMFKPIGMIAASLMGVSLLGDTLYLGSVIGGIVIVLGFYSVLWGKAQEDKLEEKSSPREPLLQKKHFDI is encoded by the exons ATGGTGTTTCCGGGTTCGTCGGGGGTGACCCTGGCGATGGTGATGGCGGAGTTCTTGGAGCAGGGACTCTCCACGCTGAGCAAAGCAGCTATGACCCGAGGGATGAGCAACTTCGTGTTCGTGGTTTACTCCAACTTCGTTGCCTTCTTCGTTCTCCTCCCGAGCTGCGTCTTCTTCTACCG GAAAAGGCCTCTTCCCAAGCTCACCCTCCCcgtattttctaaaatcttCCTGCTTGCGTTTCTCGG ATGCTGCTTGCAGCTATCGCTGTATGCCGGAATTGCGTACAGCTCCCCGACTTTGGGCTCGGTGATGACTGATCTAACTCCTGCTTTCACATTCATTCTCGCCATTTTCTCCAG GATGGAGACGCTAGACTTGAGAGTTCAGAGTAGCTTGGCAAAGTTCACCGGGACGATGGTATCGATCACAGGAGCACTCATAGTGACTCTATACAAAGGATTTCCTATTATGAACACTTCCACAAGTACCACTCTACAGCTTGTCTCACCGTCGGAAAAAAGTTGGATAATAGGGGGATTCCTCCTTGCTTGTTCTGCCTTCTTCCTCTCCCTTTTGATCATCGTCCag ACGTGGATAATCCGGGATTACCCTTCGGAGCTGATGATGGCATTTATTGGCTGCATCATTGTCACATTCGAATCTGCAGGGGTGGCTTTGATAGCTGAACGGGGCCGTCCAGGAGCCTGGACTCTGAAGCCTGACATAGAGTTGATAGCAGTTGTGTGCCAG GCAGTTTTGGGAGTTGGACTTCGGAACATAATCACAACATGGGCCTGCAAAATGAAAGGGCCATTGTTTGTGTCTATGTTTAAACCGATAGGCATGATCGCCGCGAGCCTGATGGGAGTCTCTTTACTGGGTGATACACTTTACCTCGGAAG TGTGATCGGAGGAATCGTGATAGTTCTCGGATTCTATTCTGTCCTCTGGGGGAAAGCCCAAGAAGACAAGCTTGAAGAAAAGTCCTCTCCACGGGAACCTCTTCTGCAGAAAAAACACTTTGATATATAA
- the LOC116199880 gene encoding probable serine/threonine-protein kinase PBL28 isoform X1, whose amino-acid sequence MPFGLVSAWNKRRRSKSQDHTDPWTYKPAERWQHEDLTPRPAKRLHGSSVFTLKEMEEASLCFSDENFLGKGGFGRVYKGILRSGEVVAIKKMDLPLVKEAEGEREFRVEVDILSRLDHPNLVSLMGYCADGKNRFLVYEYMPKGNLQDHLNGIGEPITEWPLRLKVALGSAKGLAYLHSGSAVGIPIIHRDLKSTNILLTANFEAKISDFGLAKLMPEGKEAYVTAKVLGTFGYFDPEYASTGKLTLQSDVYAFGVVLLELLTGRRAVDLSQRPNDQSLVLQVRNTLNDRKKLRKVIDPELSRNSYTLESVAMFANLASRCVRPDSTERPSMEECIRELQLILRTNSKGLSMALHKLGLN is encoded by the exons ATGCCATTCGGGTTGGTTTCTGCTTGGAACAAGCGTAGAAGAAGCAAGTCCCAAGACCACACTGACCCCT GGACATATAAACCTGCTGAGCGATGGCAACACGAAGATCTAACTCCCCGACCTGCGAAGAGACTGCATGGGTCCTCAGTGTTCACACTCAAGGAAATGGAAGAGGCGTCATTATGTTTCAGTGACGAGAACTTCCTCGGTAAAGGAGGTTTTGGGCGAGTCTACAAGGGAATTCTGAGATCAGGGGAG GTCGTAGCGATCAAGAAGATGGATCTTCCACTAGTGAAAGAAGCCGAGGGAGAACGAGAATTCCGAGTTGAAGTTGATATCCTGAGCAGGCTTGATCACCCAAACTTGGTCTCCTTGATGGGCTATTGCGCAGATGGGAAAAATCGCTTCTTGGTTTACGAGTATATGCCCAAAGGGAACCTCCAAGATCACTTAAACG GAATTGGGGAGCCGATAACCGAATGGCCCTTACGGCTTAAAGTGGCGCTCGGGTCAGCAAAGGGGCTTGCGTATCTCCATTCGGGCTCAGCTGTCGGGATTCCCATTATCCACAGAGATTTGAAGTCCACCAATATTCTCCTAACTGCCAACTTTGAAGCAAAG ATATCAGATTTCGGGCTCGCCAAGTTGATGCCTGAAGGGAAGGAAGCATATGTAACTGCCAAAGTTCTTGGCACTTTCGGGTACTTCGATCCCGAATATGCCTCG ACAGGAAAACTGACTTTGCAGAGCGATGTTTACGCATTCGGAGTGGTCCTTCTCGAGCTCTTGACTGGACGAAGAGCTGTGGACCTGAGCCAACGACCGAATGACCAAAGTCTAGTACTTCAG GTGAGGAATACACTGAATGACCGCAAGAAATTGAGGAAAGTGATAGATCCCGAGCTGAGTCGGAACTCATACACCCTGGAGTCAGTTGCAATGTTTGCAAACTTAGCATCACGATGCGTTCGTCCCGACAGCACCGAGCGACCCTCGATGGAAGAATGCATCCGAGAGCTTCAACTGATCTTGCGCACGAATTCAAAGGGACTGAGCATGGCTTTGCACAAATTGGGATTGAACTAA
- the LOC116199880 gene encoding probable serine/threonine-protein kinase PBL28 isoform X2: MYLEMKVVAIKKMDLPLVKEAEGEREFRVEVDILSRLDHPNLVSLMGYCADGKNRFLVYEYMPKGNLQDHLNGIGEPITEWPLRLKVALGSAKGLAYLHSGSAVGIPIIHRDLKSTNILLTANFEAKISDFGLAKLMPEGKEAYVTAKVLGTFGYFDPEYASTGKLTLQSDVYAFGVVLLELLTGRRAVDLSQRPNDQSLVLQVRNTLNDRKKLRKVIDPELSRNSYTLESVAMFANLASRCVRPDSTERPSMEECIRELQLILRTNSKGLSMALHKLGLN, translated from the exons ATGTATTTGGAAATGAAGGTCGTAGCGATCAAGAAGATGGATCTTCCACTAGTGAAAGAAGCCGAGGGAGAACGAGAATTCCGAGTTGAAGTTGATATCCTGAGCAGGCTTGATCACCCAAACTTGGTCTCCTTGATGGGCTATTGCGCAGATGGGAAAAATCGCTTCTTGGTTTACGAGTATATGCCCAAAGGGAACCTCCAAGATCACTTAAACG GAATTGGGGAGCCGATAACCGAATGGCCCTTACGGCTTAAAGTGGCGCTCGGGTCAGCAAAGGGGCTTGCGTATCTCCATTCGGGCTCAGCTGTCGGGATTCCCATTATCCACAGAGATTTGAAGTCCACCAATATTCTCCTAACTGCCAACTTTGAAGCAAAG ATATCAGATTTCGGGCTCGCCAAGTTGATGCCTGAAGGGAAGGAAGCATATGTAACTGCCAAAGTTCTTGGCACTTTCGGGTACTTCGATCCCGAATATGCCTCG ACAGGAAAACTGACTTTGCAGAGCGATGTTTACGCATTCGGAGTGGTCCTTCTCGAGCTCTTGACTGGACGAAGAGCTGTGGACCTGAGCCAACGACCGAATGACCAAAGTCTAGTACTTCAG GTGAGGAATACACTGAATGACCGCAAGAAATTGAGGAAAGTGATAGATCCCGAGCTGAGTCGGAACTCATACACCCTGGAGTCAGTTGCAATGTTTGCAAACTTAGCATCACGATGCGTTCGTCCCGACAGCACCGAGCGACCCTCGATGGAAGAATGCATCCGAGAGCTTCAACTGATCTTGCGCACGAATTCAAAGGGACTGAGCATGGCTTTGCACAAATTGGGATTGAACTAA
- the LOC116199859 gene encoding protein ALTERED XYLOGLUCAN 4-like, which yields MGLTSPFKEQPAQSLTRKLLPWTIYALASIALFHLYFYPLTFNDSPAYELSRPTPILISSSFSSSSPAPFLKEGREEKEGRERESEPQPSCDYTNGRWVQELTVGPLYNGSSCGTIKDGQNCMAHGRPDLEFLQWRWRPHQCSLPRFDPNTFLDILSNRHIAFVGDSMARNQLESLLCMLSSVSAPNLVYTNGEDNKFRKWHFPRENVSVSVYWSPFLVKGLEKSSAGPEYNKLFLDSVDERWASDLGSLDMVVLSIGHWFLHPAVYFEGDSVLGCHYCPGVNYTEIGFYDVLRKALRTTLKAVSERSRANGGKGKHMFVTTFSPSHFEGDWDKFGACPKTRPYEEGEKPLEGMNAEMRKIELEEVQSAKEDARDINGFRLEALDVTRLSLLRPDGHPGPYMYPSPFADGVKDRVQNDCVHWCLPGPIDTWNEILLEVIKGWTRQSLRR from the exons atgggGCTGACGAGCCCATTCAAGGAGCAGCCAGCTCAGTCCCTGACCAGGAAGCTCCTGCCATGGACCATCTATGCTCTGGCCTCCATTGCTCTGTTCCACCTCTACTTCTATCCTCTCACTTTCAACGATTCTCCGGCGTACGAGCTCTCTCGGCCCACCCCCATCCTCAtctcctcttccttctcctCGTCGTCCCCTGCTCCTTTCCTTAAAGAAGGTCGAG AAGAGAAAGAGGGAAGGGAAAGGGAAAGTGAACCACAGCCCAGCTGTGACTACACCAATGGCAGGTGGGTCCAGGAATTAACCGTGGGGCCCCTATACAATGGCTCGAGCTGCGGTACGATCAAGGACGGTCAGAACTGCATGGCACATGGGAGGCCCGACCTGGAGTTCCTCCAGTGGAGGTGGAGGCCCCACCAGTGTTCCCTACCGAGGTTTGACCCCAATACGTTTCTTGACATCCTCAGCAACAGACACATTGCCTTTGTTGGGGATTCCATGGCCAGGAATCAGCTAGAGTCGCTCCTCTGCATGCTGTCCTCTGTGTCTGCCCCTAACCTGGTCTACACGAACGGGGAGGACAACAAGTTTAGGAAGTGGCACTTCCCCAGGGAGAATGTCTCTGTGTCTGTTTACTGGTCTCCTTTCCTCGTCAAGGGGTTGGAGAAATCTAGCGCAGGGCCTGAGTATAATAAGCTCTTCTTGGACTCGGTCGATGAGAGGTGGGCTTCAGATTTGGGGAGCTTAGATATGGTAGTTCTGTCGATTGGGCACTGGTTCCTCCACCCAGCTGTGTACTTTGAAGGGGATTCCGTTTTGGGCTGCCACTATTGCCCCGGTGTGAACTACACTGAGATTGGGTTCTATGACGTGCTGAGGAAGGCCCTAAGGACGACCCTCAAGGCTGTGTCGGAGAGGAGCCGGGCTAATGGCGGGAAGGGAAAACACATGTTTGTTACGACATTCTCACCCTCGCATTTCGAGGGTGACTGGGACAAGTTCGGGGCATGTCCCAAGACCCGGCCCTATGAGGAAGGCGAGAAGCCACTCGAAGGCATGAATGCAGAGATGAGGAAAATCGAGCTGGAAGAGGTCCAATCTGCCAAGGAGGATGCGCGTGATATAAACGGGTTCAGGCTCGAGGCCCTGGATGTGACCAGACTGTCACTGCTCAGGCCTGACGGGCACCCAGGCCCGTACATGTACCCATCCCCATTTGCAGATGGGGTCAAGGATCGAGTCCAGAACGATTGTGTCCACTGGTGCCTGCCTGGGCCGATCGATACGTGGAATGAGATCTTGCTGGAGGTGATCAAGGGGTGGACACGTCAATCACTCCGAAGATGA
- the LOC116199860 gene encoding protein ALTERED XYLOGLUCAN 4-like, translating into MGLTSPFKEQPPQSLTRKLLPWTIYALASIILFWLYFYSLPFTNSPVHELSRPAPALVSSSFSSSSPAPPLPEGQEDEEERKSEPQPGCDYTNGKWVQDITVGPLYNGSSCGTIKDGQNCMAHGRPDLEFLQWRWSPNQCPLPRFDPNTFLDILSNRHIAFVGDSLARNQLESLLCMLSSVSAPNLVYTNGEDNKFRKWHFPRENVSVSVYWSPFLVKGLEKSSTGPDYNRLFLDSVDERWASDLGSLDMLVLSFGHWYLLPAVYFKRDSILGCHYCPGANYTEIGFYDVLRKALRTTLKAVSERSRANGGKGKHVFVTTFVPSHFEGDWDKFGACPKTRPFEEGEKPLEGMDAEMRKIELEEVQSAKEDARDIDGFRLEALDVTRLSLLRPDGHPGPYMYPFPFANGIKDRVHNDCVHWCLPGPIDTWNEILLEVIKGWTHQSRRR; encoded by the exons ATGGGGCTGACGAGCCCATTCAAGGAGCAGCCACCACAGTCCTTAACCAGGAAGCTCCTGCCATGGACCATCTATGCTCTGGCTTCCATTATCCTGTTCTGGCTCTACTTCTACTCCCTCCCTTTTACCAATTCTCCGGTTCACGAGCTCTCCCGCCCTGCCCCGGCCCTCGtctcctcttccttctcctCGTCCTCCCCTGCTCCTCCTCTTCCAGAAGGTCAAG aagatgaagaggaaaGGAAAAGTGAGCCACAGCCCGGCTGTGACTACACCAATGGCAAGTGGGTCCAGGACATAACCGTGGGGCCCCTATACAATGGCTCGAGCTGCGGTACGATCAAGGACGGCCAGAACTGCATGGCACATGGGAGGCCCGACCTGGAGTTCCTCCAATGGAGGTGGAGCCCCAACCAGTGTCCCCTCCCAAGGTTTGACCCCAACACGTTTCTTGACATCCTCAGCAACAGACACATTGCTTTCGTTGGGGATTCCTTGGCCAGGAATCAGCTAGAGTCGCTGCTCTGCATGCTGTCCTCTGTGTCTGCCCCTAACCTTGTCTACACGAACGGGGAGGACAACAAGTTTAGGAAATGGCACTTCCCCAGGGAGAATGTCTCTGTGTCTGTTTACTGGTCTCCTTTTCTTGTCAAGGGGCTGGAGAAATCTAGCACGGGGCCTGATTATAATAGGCTCTTCTTGGATTCGGTTGATGAGAGGTGGGCTTCGGATTTGGGGAGCTTAGATATGCTGGTTCTGTCGTTCGGGCACTGGTACCTCCTCCCGGCTGTGTACTTCAAAAGGGATTCCATTTTGGGCTGCCACTATTGCCCGGGTGCGAACTACACCGAGATTGGGTTCTATGACGTGCTGAGGAAGGCCCTGAGGACGACCCTCAAGGCCGTGTCGGAGAGGAGCAGGGCTAATGGCGGGAAGGGAAAACACGTGTTTGTTACGACATTCGTGCCATCGCATTTCGAGGGTGACTGGGACAAGTTCGGGGCATGTCCCAAGACCCGGCCCTTCGAGGAAGGCGAGAAGCCACTCGAGGGCATGGATGCAGAGATGAGGAAAATTGAGCTGGAAGAGGTTCAATCTGCCAAGGAGGATGCGCGGGATATAGACGGGTTCAGGCTCGAGGCCCTGGACGTGACCAGACTGTCGCTGCTGAGACCTGACGGGCACCCAGGCCCGTACATGTACCCTTTCCCATTCGCAAATGGGATCAAGGATCGTGTCCACAACGACTGCGTCCACTGGTGCCTGCCTGGGCCGATCGATACTTGGAACGAGATCTTGCTGGAGGTGATCAAGGGGTGGACACATCAATCACGCCGAAGATGA